Proteins encoded within one genomic window of Companilactobacillus sp.:
- a CDS encoding head-tail adaptor protein, producing the protein MVQRINFSRLDKRLSLCDVGNKETAQHTNKAVLTPINTIWCGLYTLTMNQKVTLLGTPDSFDVIVIVRHQAKGLNGAKYVVLDKKSYQITDYNPDSANIADAYDLISLKRDDKIGLS; encoded by the coding sequence ATGGTTCAGAGAATTAATTTCAGTCGTCTTGATAAACGGCTTTCATTGTGTGATGTAGGAAATAAAGAAACTGCACAGCATACAAACAAAGCAGTATTAACCCCTATCAATACGATTTGGTGCGGTCTATACACACTTACTATGAATCAAAAAGTCACATTACTTGGAACCCCTGATAGTTTCGATGTGATAGTAATCGTACGTCACCAAGCAAAGGGATTGAATGGTGCAAAGTATGTTGTGTTAGACAAGAAGAGCTACCAAATAACAGACTATAACCCAGACTCTGCAAATATTGCTGATGCGTATGACCTTATTAGTCTGAAAAGAGATGACAAGATTGGACTTAGTTGA
- a CDS encoding HK97 gp10 family phage protein, which yields MDLVEGLEQLDNELSKLIPTETQKKAMTKAGAEVYKQILTKNMNNSLHKGEHSRNTKLDLSKSISMRYKSEDGATFVGFKNDKENPGYIARFLNDGYMAHGGKGKNSHSTKYIPGLHFQDHSIEESKHDVLEAEAKVYRQLNGD from the coding sequence TTGGACTTAGTTGAAGGATTAGAACAGTTAGATAACGAGCTAAGTAAATTAATTCCAACTGAAACTCAAAAGAAAGCAATGACAAAGGCAGGCGCAGAAGTTTATAAACAGATCCTTACTAAAAATATGAATAACTCGCTTCATAAAGGTGAGCATTCAAGAAACACCAAGTTAGATTTATCTAAGTCGATTTCAATGAGATATAAATCTGAAGATGGTGCCACTTTTGTTGGATTCAAGAATGATAAAGAAAATCCTGGCTATATAGCACGATTTTTAAATGATGGCTATATGGCTCATGGTGGGAAAGGTAAAAATTCTCATAGTACTAAGTACATTCCAGGACTTCATTTTCAAGACCATTCAATTGAGGAGAGTAAGCATGATGTTTTAGAAGCTGAGGCGAAAGTCTATAGACAATTAAATGGAGATTAA
- a CDS encoding DUF806 family protein, translating to MVSNVILDLLKENSDELKIDSSNFFAQNIPQQYVDVENTVVLVSEIHDIFTNRASDISTAKDQIIEIQIFYRGDTDDENTQNKINQILEKQYFYQIDSYPDIDPVTGAFSRTMKYEHTEEI from the coding sequence ATGGTCTCAAATGTTATTTTAGATCTATTAAAAGAAAATTCGGATGAATTAAAAATTGATTCATCCAATTTTTTTGCTCAAAACATTCCGCAGCAATATGTGGATGTTGAAAACACAGTCGTCCTAGTATCTGAAATACATGATATCTTTACAAATCGTGCAAGTGATATCAGTACAGCTAAGGATCAAATTATAGAAATACAAATTTTTTATCGTGGTGATACGGATGACGAAAATACACAAAACAAAATTAATCAAATATTGGAAAAACAATACTTCTACCAAATAGACTCTTATCCAGACATTGATCCGGTGACGGGAGCTTTTAGTAGAACTATGAAATACGAACATACGGAGGAAATTTAA
- a CDS encoding phage tail protein codes for MALSGFERVRIGIYNAIDDETIKPENIFDIGPDSKTFGSTVSASITNIAPTTTPINGSDQVWKTPGKGTGNISVAFVANTMDKIVRAKILGMETKDGYQTISSNTEAPYCVFELISHDAQNEQAKARIALLKGRFSLGNVDPKTNTNTTVYSQDNLTFTAVDRNDGKTYVEAIEDDDFDIDKYEMDVFGQKVTNSDGSTTGAPKTTSSTGSNTPTNK; via the coding sequence ATGGCATTATCAGGTTTTGAAAGAGTAAGAATTGGTATTTATAACGCGATTGATGATGAAACAATCAAACCAGAAAATATTTTTGATATTGGGCCAGATAGCAAAACTTTTGGTTCAACAGTTAGTGCATCTATCACAAACATTGCACCTACTACAACTCCAATCAATGGATCGGACCAAGTTTGGAAGACTCCAGGAAAAGGTACAGGAAATATCTCAGTTGCCTTTGTAGCAAATACAATGGATAAAATTGTTCGTGCAAAAATTCTCGGAATGGAAACGAAAGATGGATATCAAACAATTTCATCAAACACAGAAGCACCTTATTGTGTGTTTGAACTGATTTCACATGATGCACAAAATGAACAAGCCAAGGCTAGAATCGCACTTCTCAAAGGAAGATTTAGTTTAGGTAATGTTGATCCAAAGACAAACACAAATACAACTGTTTATTCGCAAGACAATTTAACATTTACTGCAGTAGACAGAAACGATGGCAAAACATATGTTGAAGCTATTGAAGATGATGATTTTGATATCGACAAGTATGAAATGGATGTATTTGGTCAAAAGGTAACTAATTCTGATGGTAGTACTACAGGTGCACCAAAAACAACATCAAGTACTGGTTCAAATACCCCAACAAATAAATAG
- a CDS encoding head-tail connector protein, translating into MNDDKLLQALKLSLRVDGDEDDEILKRNISAAKSYVIGAIGYDDGIMTGFYELADIKDQFEMVVIAIASSYYTYRSAIVGNAVSEVDLVSYSIIGQLRGKYIDIEQRGGVNGSEN; encoded by the coding sequence ATGAACGACGATAAGTTATTGCAAGCGCTTAAGCTCAGTTTACGTGTTGATGGAGACGAAGATGACGAAATTTTAAAGAGAAATATTTCCGCTGCCAAATCTTATGTGATTGGTGCTATTGGTTATGATGATGGCATTATGACAGGATTTTATGAGCTTGCCGACATTAAGGATCAATTTGAAATGGTAGTTATTGCAATTGCAAGTTCTTATTATACTTATCGCTCTGCAATTGTAGGAAATGCAGTCAGTGAAGTCGACTTGGTCAGTTATTCAATCATTGGACAACTTAGAGGCAAGTATATTGATATAGAGCAACGAGGTGGCGTAAATGGTTCAGAGAATTAA